One Polaribacter sp. KT25b DNA segment encodes these proteins:
- a CDS encoding PLP-dependent aspartate aminotransferase family protein — MSKHFETKAIRSQTERSQFSEHSTPLYLTSSFVFDDAEDMRSSFAEEKERNLYSRFTNPNTTEFVDKIVDMEGAEAGYAFATGMAAIFSSFAALLSAGDHIVSCRSVFGSTHGMFTNYLPKWNIETSYFKVDEVDLVESLIKENTKVLYIETPTNPAVDILDLDRIGKIAKKHNLIFIVDNCFATPYIQQPIKFGADLVIHSATKLIDGQGRVLGGVTVGRKDLLREIYLFARNTGPAMSPFNAWVLSKSLETLSIRVEKHCENALKVAQFLEENENVEFVKYPFLQSHPQYEVAKNQMKLGGNIVAFEIKGGIEAGRKFLDKIKMCSLSANLGDTRTIVTHPSSTTHGRLSEEDRLEVGITNGLVRVSVGLEHADDVISDLKQALGN, encoded by the coding sequence ATGAGTAAACATTTCGAAACAAAAGCCATTAGAAGTCAAACTGAAAGGAGTCAGTTTTCAGAACATTCTACACCATTATATTTAACATCAAGTTTTGTTTTTGATGATGCAGAAGACATGCGTTCATCCTTCGCAGAAGAAAAAGAACGTAACTTGTATAGTAGATTTACAAACCCAAATACAACAGAATTTGTAGATAAAATTGTAGACATGGAAGGAGCAGAAGCAGGTTATGCTTTTGCAACAGGAATGGCAGCAATTTTTTCCTCTTTTGCAGCTTTATTAAGTGCAGGAGATCACATTGTTTCTTGTAGATCTGTCTTTGGTTCTACACATGGTATGTTTACTAATTACTTACCAAAATGGAATATAGAAACATCATATTTTAAAGTTGATGAAGTAGATTTAGTAGAAAGTTTAATTAAAGAAAATACAAAAGTTCTTTATATTGAAACACCTACAAATCCTGCAGTAGATATTTTAGATTTAGATAGAATTGGTAAGATTGCAAAAAAGCATAATCTAATTTTTATAGTTGATAATTGCTTTGCAACACCTTATATACAACAGCCAATTAAATTTGGAGCAGATTTAGTAATTCATTCTGCAACAAAATTAATTGACGGACAAGGTCGTGTTTTAGGTGGAGTTACTGTTGGTAGAAAAGATTTGTTAAGAGAAATTTATCTTTTTGCAAGAAATACTGGTCCAGCAATGTCGCCATTTAATGCTTGGGTTTTATCTAAAAGTTTAGAAACTTTATCTATAAGAGTAGAAAAACATTGCGAAAATGCATTAAAAGTTGCTCAGTTTTTAGAAGAAAATGAAAATGTAGAATTCGTGAAATATCCATTTTTACAATCGCATCCACAATATGAAGTCGCAAAAAATCAAATGAAATTAGGTGGAAACATTGTTGCTTTCGAAATTAAAGGAGGAATTGAAGCTGGTAGAAAATTTTTAGACAAAATTAAAATGTGTTCATTATCTGCAAATTTAGGAGATACAAGAACTATTGTTACACATCCTTCATCTACAACACATGGTAGATTGTCTGAAGAAGATAGATTAGAAGTGGGTATTACAAATGGTTTGGTCCGTGTTTCTGTAGGATTAGAGCATGCAGATGATGTAATCTCAGATTTAAAACAAGCATTAGGAAATTAA
- a CDS encoding polysaccharide lyase family 7 protein, which yields MKLFFNFFTVLVLLFSFFSCSKDSSTVEESGSLSLSTLTVFSADGESKSIRVTSNLNWTANVDENWISITPSGGANSESILVSVDENTTNSDRSGELTVSGGSLSRVITIEQSANGDNQSSSGLDSNKSPSENFDLSTWNLSIPVNKGDGTATTITVSQLNNKYENDAYFYTADDGGMVFKCPVDGYKTSTGTSYTRVELREMLRGTNTSISTQGVNKNNWVFGTAPQADINAAAAFDGEMSATLSVNHVTTTGDSSQKGRVIVGQIHANDDEPIRLYYRKLANNTLGSIYFAHEPTDGNGSEQWHDMIGSRSSSASNPIDGIALDEKFSYTINVVGDALTVTIIREGKDDVVKTVDMKNSGFNVSGQYMYFKAGVYNQNNSGDADDYVQATFYALEKTHTTN from the coding sequence ATGAAGTTATTTTTCAATTTTTTTACGGTTTTAGTTCTTTTATTTTCATTCTTTAGTTGTTCTAAGGATTCAAGTACAGTAGAAGAGTCTGGCAGTTTGTCATTATCTACATTAACAGTTTTTTCTGCAGATGGAGAATCGAAATCAATTAGAGTAACATCTAATTTAAATTGGACAGCAAATGTTGATGAAAATTGGATTTCTATTACTCCTTCGGGTGGAGCAAATAGTGAATCAATACTTGTTTCCGTTGATGAAAACACAACAAATAGTGATCGTTCTGGAGAATTAACTGTTAGTGGAGGAAGTCTTTCTAGAGTGATAACTATAGAACAATCAGCAAATGGAGATAATCAATCTTCAAGTGGTTTAGATTCCAATAAATCACCTTCAGAAAATTTTGATTTATCAACCTGGAATTTAAGCATTCCTGTAAATAAAGGTGATGGAACCGCAACGACAATTACTGTATCACAATTAAATAATAAGTACGAAAATGATGCTTATTTCTATACAGCAGATGATGGAGGTATGGTTTTTAAATGTCCTGTTGATGGTTATAAAACATCTACAGGTACTAGTTATACAAGAGTAGAATTGCGTGAAATGCTAAGAGGTACAAATACTAGTATTAGTACACAAGGTGTAAATAAGAATAATTGGGTTTTTGGTACTGCTCCGCAAGCAGATATAAATGCTGCAGCTGCTTTTGATGGAGAAATGTCTGCTACTCTTTCTGTAAATCACGTAACTACTACAGGAGATTCTAGTCAAAAAGGACGTGTAATTGTAGGTCAAATTCACGCAAATGATGATGAACCTATTCGTCTTTATTATAGAAAATTAGCCAATAATACTTTAGGATCTATTTATTTTGCTCACGAACCAACAGATGGAAATGGAAGTGAACAATGGCATGACATGATTGGTTCTAGAAGTAGTAGTGCTTCTAATCCAATAGATGGAATTGCGTTGGATGAGAAATTTAGCTATACCATTAATGTTGTTGGAGATGCTTTAACGGTTACAATTATTAGAGAAGGTAAAGATGATGTTGTTAAAACTGTTGATATGAAAAATAGTGGCTTTAATGTAAGCGGACAATATATGTATTTTAAAGCAGGTGTTTATAATCAAAATAATTCTGGAGATGCAGATGATTATGTACAAGCTACTTTTTACGCTTTAGAAAAAACACATACAACAAACTAA
- a CDS encoding Rrf2 family transcriptional regulator: MLSKKTKYGIKALTYLARQENKTPVSIATISKSESISLKFLESILLTLRKNGLLGSKKGKGGGYYLLKEPSEIQMTVVMRILEGPIAMVPCVSLNFYEKCDDCPDENICAVNKLMMQFRDSSLQIFRNTTLADLTFKKA; encoded by the coding sequence ATGCTTTCAAAGAAAACAAAATACGGAATAAAGGCACTTACTTATTTAGCAAGACAGGAAAACAAAACTCCTGTATCTATTGCTACAATATCTAAGAGTGAAAGCATTTCTTTAAAATTTTTAGAAAGCATTCTGTTAACACTTCGTAAAAACGGATTATTAGGTTCTAAAAAAGGCAAAGGAGGTGGTTATTACCTTTTAAAAGAGCCTAGCGAAATTCAGATGACAGTTGTAATGCGTATTTTAGAAGGGCCAATTGCTATGGTTCCTTGCGTAAGTTTAAATTTCTATGAAAAGTGCGATGATTGTCCTGATGAAAATATCTGTGCTGTAAACAAATTAATGATGCAATTTAGAGATAGTTCATTACAAATTTTTAGAAATACTACTTTGGCAGATTTAACATTTAAGAAAGCTTAA